The window CCCGCATGGCTTACGGTGCGTGCCGAGGCCGTTCAGGCGGGGCTCAGGACCTTGCTGCTGGACCAGCCCGCGGTACCGGCGCCGTTGTCGATCTTCCACCAGTCTCGGCCGTCGACCAGCTGCGGCCCATCGGTGATCGCCACTTGGGTGCCACCGCGCAGCACCCCCACCTCGTCCGAGTTCACCCCCGCGGCCACGCGAACCCTGCCGTCCTGGTTGAAGACGGCCTTGCCGCCCTTCGTCAGCGCCCCCTGCGTCAGTGTGCCGATGCGGACCGCGGCCAGCTCGGCGGCACCGCCGTTGAAGCGGTCGCGGTCCACGCCACCGCCGATTCCGTTCACCGTGCCCTGGTCGGTGTACTGCCACACCGTGTACTTCGTCCAGCCGCCCACCAGCTTAGGCGTGGCCCCGCCGTAGCTCGCGATCCAGAGGGGGCACCTGCCGGCGAACGCCGTGGAGTTGTCGGTCAGCTCCTTCCAGGCGGACGGATACGTGTAGATCATCGGCGCGCGGCCGATCGCCGCTTCCACGGCGTCGACCACCACCTTCACCCGTGCGACGACCTCGGACCTGGGATAGGTGATCGGCCCGCCGCCATCGCCCGGCGCCTCCACGTCGATGGCCGGAAGGAGATCGCCGGGCTCCCGGGCACCCAGGTTGGCGAGGAAGTGCTTCGCCTGTGCCGCGGGGTCTACGTCGTGGCGGTAGAAGTGGTACATCCCGGCCACGATGCCCACCTCACGGCACCGGGCGAGGTTCTTTTCCGCACGCGGGTCCACGAAGCTCTTTCCCTCGGTCGCCTTGAGGATCGCGAACGCGATGCCGGCATCCTTGACCTTGTCCCAGCCGATTGCGCCCTCATGATGCGAGACGTCGACGCCTTCCAGGTTCGGCATGATTTCCTCTTCGGTATTGAGTCGATGCGCTTGGCGAATATGCGAGCCTTTCCAAGAAGCGTCGCGCCGCACGGATGCGCAAGCATCGTGATTCGGGGGCTGTGGTGGGCTCGACGGGGGCGCCGTAAACTCCAGGGACGATCATTCGCAACGATCCCGTAACGGGGCGGATTCTCCGACACTTCCGCGGCGGGTTTCCGTACGGATGCGCACCGGGCGGGCTGTTCCCGCTCCCGGGCGGCGGGTAGATTGGCCGCGCAACACCCGCCGTTCCACAAAGCCCGCGAAACGGAACCTGCATGCCCCGACGCTACGACGATCTACAGCCGGAGGAGCTGCCCGAGGTGCTGCGCGAGGCCGTTCGCCGGCAGGACGTGGACGAACGCGAGCGCGAGCTGCGGATGGACCGCGAAAGCTACGAGCAGGCCGCGCAGGAGATGGGAATCTCGCGCGTGGAGCTGGACCGCGCCGCCGCCGCCTCGCACGCCGCCACCGTGACGCGCATCCGCCGCGGCCGCCGCATCCGCAACACTGTCACGGGTGCGGCCATGGCCCTCCTCGCGGTGGCCGGCGTGTACCGCGTCGCCAACCCGCCCGAGCCGGAGCCCGCCGCGTGGACCTTCGAAAGCACCGCGCAGGCATGGTCCGGCGACTTCAACCCGCGCTCGACGGGCAGGGCGGGGCAGGAGGGCGGGCGCGGGGTGATCCAGGTGGAGCGCTTCGTGGCCGAGGATGACGGGCGCTACTGGGCCAACCTCAACACCGCCTCCGTTCCGCCCTCGCTGAAGGGCCACGAAACCATCACCCTGCGCATCCGCGGCGACGGCGGGCTGGGCCGCGCGCGGCTCTTCGTGGAGAACGGGGCTACCGAGCGCTGGCGCTCCCCCGACATCCCCGTGGGGACGGAGTGGCGCACCGTTACCTTTCGCATGGACCAGCTGGAGCACCAGATCCGCCCCGACTCGCGCAGTTCCTGGCGCGGGGAGCGCGGCGGCGCGCCCGGCGCCGTGACGGGCGTTTCCCTCAAGGTAGGCCACCCCTTCAATCCCACAGATGCCCGAGGCCGCGTGGAAGTGGACGATCTCCGGATCGACTAGCGCGCCCGCGCGAGCCGTCCCGGACGAAGCCCCCGATCCCTTCGGCGTGCAGCCCGTGTACTCGGTCCGTCTCGGCGAGCGCACGCACACGGCCGCCGATCCGCGCGTGCTGCGCCGTCTGCCGGGCGCGCCGCGCGGCGTG of the Longimicrobium sp. genome contains:
- a CDS encoding GH25 family lysozyme, which gives rise to MPNLEGVDVSHHEGAIGWDKVKDAGIAFAILKATEGKSFVDPRAEKNLARCREVGIVAGMYHFYRHDVDPAAQAKHFLANLGAREPGDLLPAIDVEAPGDGGGPITYPRSEVVARVKVVVDAVEAAIGRAPMIYTYPSAWKELTDNSTAFAGRCPLWIASYGGATPKLVGGWTKYTVWQYTDQGTVNGIGGGVDRDRFNGGAAELAAVRIGTLTQGALTKGGKAVFNQDGRVRVAAGVNSDEVGVLRGGTQVAITDGPQLVDGRDWWKIDNGAGTAGWSSSKVLSPA